The following proteins are encoded in a genomic region of Camarhynchus parvulus chromosome 4A, STF_HiC, whole genome shotgun sequence:
- the RBMX2 gene encoding RNA-binding motif protein, X-linked 2 → NRSIRLLSATFASARGGAVQRAGAVRAAAAMNPLTKVKLINELNAREAELGVQEAVSWHAEYKDSAWIFVGGLHYALTEGDVICVFSQYGEVVNINLVRDKKTGKSKGFCFLCYEDQRSTILAVDNFNGIKIKGRTIRVDHVANYRPPKESEDWDDVTRALHAKGCGVKTPPHTSSDSPSEDEDVLVKKQKEKQRSRVERSKSSPQAGKRGSTEEPHPRIKIKKEKEDPGYEHYAGGSAGRNAGSRTQRDEEQRRHQRHSDSRGDKNCREQRGQSGSWEEREKREEAGRRGDGHSSRQDASPRGGRSREPHSRHRERGSGRDSGRC, encoded by the exons AATCGGTCGATTCGGCTGCTATCGGCTACGTTCGCCTCGGCTCGGGGCGGGGCGGTGCAGCGCGCAGGCGCAGTGCGCGCTGCCGCCGCCATGAA CCCCCTGACGAAGGTGAAGCTGATCAATGAGCTGAACGCGCGGGAGGCGGAGCTGGGCGTGCAGGAGGCGGTGTCGTGGCACGCGGAGTACAAGGACAGCGCTTGGATCTTTGTGG GCGGGCTGCACTACGCGCTGACCGAGGGTGATGTCATCTGCGTGTTCTCGCA GTACGGCGAGGTCGTCAACATCAACCTCGTGCGGGACAAGAAGACCGGGAAGTCCAAGGGTTTCTGCTTCCTGTGCTATGAGGACCAGAGAAGCACCATCCTGGCTGTGGATAACTTCAATGGGATCAAG ATCAAAGGACGGACCATCCGCGTGGACCATGTGGCCAACTACCGGCCCCCCAAGGAGTCTGAGGACTGGGATGACGTGACTAGAGCCCTCCATGCCAAGGGCTGCGGGGTCAAAACGCCACCTCACACCTCGTCCGACTCCCCGTCTGAGGATGAAGATGTGCTcgtgaaaaagcagaaag AGAAGCAGCGGAGCAGAGTAGAACGGTCAAAGTCGAGCCCACAAGCTGGGAAGCGGGGGAGCACGGAGGAGCCCCATCCCAGGATCAAGAtcaagaaggagaaggaggaccCGGGGTACGAGCACTATGCTGGCGGGAGCGCCGGCAGGAACGCCGGGAGCAGGACGCAGCGGGATGAGGAGCAGCGGCGGCACCAGCGGCACTCGGACAGCAGGGGGGACAAGAACTGCCGCGAGCAGAGGGGCCAGAGCGGCTCCTGGGAGGAGCgggagaagagggaggaggctggcaggaggggcGACGGGCACAGCAGCCGGCAGGACGCATCCCCCAGGGGAGGCAGGTCTCGGGAGCCCCATTCCAGGCACAGGGAGCGGGGCTCTGGCAGAGACTCCGGTCgctgctga
- the RAB33A gene encoding ras-related protein Rab-33A, translating into MAAGGGGGRPPGPDPALEPYVQTRIFKIIVIGDSNVGKTCLTFRFCGGTFPGKTEATIGVDFREKTVEIEGERIKVQVWDTAGQERFRKSMVEHYYRNVHAVVFVYDVTKMSSFTNLKTWIEECNGHAVPPLVPRVLVGNKCDLKDLIQVPSSLALKFADAHNMLLFETSAKDPQESQNVDAIFMCLVCRLKAQRSLPCRDTEGWPAQPQPHPRRLDEASGKGSCPC; encoded by the exons atggcggcgggcggcggcggagggCGGCCGCCGGGCCCCGACCCCGCGCTGGAGCCCTACGTGCAGACCCGCATCTTCAAAATCATCGTGATCGGAGACTCCAACGTGGGCAAGACGTGCCTGACCTTCCGCTTCTGCGGGGGCACCTTCCCCGGCAAGACCGAGGCCACCATCGGCGTGGACTTCCGCGAGAAGACGGTGGAGATCGAGGGGGAGCGCATCAAG GTGCAAGTGTGGGACACAGCTGGCCAGGAGAGGTTTCGGAAGAGCATGGTGGAGCACTACTACCGCAACGTGCACGCCGTGGTCTTCGTGTACGACGTGACCAAGATGAGCTCCTTCACCAACCTCAAGACGTGGATCGAGGAGTGCAATGGGCACGCGGTGCCCCCGCTCGTCCCCAGGGTGCTCGTGGGGAACAAGTGTGACTTGAAGGACCTGATCCAGGtgccatccagcctggccctcaAGTTCGCCGACGCTCACAACATGCTTTTGTTTGAGACCTCGGCCAAGGACCCACAGGAAAGCCAGAACGTGGACGCGATTTTCATGTGCCTGGTGTGCCGGCTGAAGGCGCAGCGCTCGCTGCCCTGCCGGGACACGGAGGGCTGGCCGGCGCAGCCCCAGCCGCACCCCCGGCGGCTGGACGAGGCCAGCGGGAAGGGCTCCTGCCCGTGCTGA
- the MARS2 gene encoding methionine--tRNA ligase, mitochondrial gives MFRLSAFRDPLQNWLRDNPRAIFPDPFYQCVLRWLDEDLPDLSVSRERNRLQWGIPVPSDPTQTIYVWVDALVNYLSVVGYPESHGAWWPAVHHVVGKDILKFHALYWPALLLAAGLEPPERILVHSHWTVRGQKMSKSLGNVVDPSVCMGQYGVDGFRYFLLRQGVPERDCDYYDEKVVKLVNSELADALGGLLNRSTAPSINPSNTYPCFSEPCFPKVLDSREARGTGRACAEDYRLVAAVASLPVQVDSYFEGFQIYRALECIAQCVRQTNGFFQRHRPWKLDRRDAVEQLWLDTILHVTLECLRVYGTLLQPVVPHMADKLLSRLAVRPGERRLSGLTFLARYDGKSCPFEGRQLGPDTGILFHRLGKLETMKKRKQEAQVPDKQLL, from the coding sequence ATGTTCAGGCTCTCAGCATTTCGGGATCCCTTGCAGAACTGGCTCCGGGACAACCCACGTGCCATTTTTCCTGACCCCTTCTACCAGTGCGTGCTCCGTTGGCTGGACGAGGACCTGCCAGACTTGTCGGTGTCCCGCGAGCGAAACCGGCTGCAGTGGGGCATCCCCGTGCCCAGCGACCCCACACAGACCATCTACGTCTGGGTGGATGCTCTGGTGAACTACCTGAGCGTGGTGGGGTACCCTGAGAGCCACGGCGCGTGGTGGCCGGCCGTGCATCACGTCGTGGGCAAGGACATCCTGAAGTTCCATGCGCTGTACTGGCCGGCGCTGCTGCTGGcggcagggctggagccccctgAGCGCATCCTGGTCCACTCCCACTGGACTGTGCGGGGCCAGAAGATGTCCAAGAGCCTGGGCAACGTGGTGGACCCCAGCGTGTGCATGGGGCAGTACGGCGTGGATGGGTTCCGGTACTTCCTGCTGCGGCAGGGCGTCCCAGAGAGGGATTGTGACTACTATGATGAGAAGGTGGTGAAGTTGGTGAATTCAGAGCTGGCAGATGCGCTCGGGGGGCTGCTCAATCGCTCAACAGCCCCCAGCATTAACCCCAGTAACACCTACCCCTGCTTCTCAGAGCCCTGTTTCCCAAAGGTCCTGGATTCCAGAGAGGCaagaggcacaggcagggcgTGTGCTGAGGACTACAGGCTCGTGGCAGCAGTGGCCTCGCTGCCTGTGCAGGTGGACAGTTATTTTGAAGGCTTCCAGATCTACAGGGCTTTGGAATGCATTGCCCAGTGTGTGAGGCAGACCAACGGCTTCTTCCAGAGGCACAGGCCTTGGAAGCTTGACCGAAGGGatgctgtggagcagctctggctggacACCATCCTGCATGTCACACTGGAGTGTCTGCGCGTGTACGGGACGCTCCTGCAGCCCGTGGTCCCACACATGGCAGACAAGCTGCTGTCCCGGCTGGCTGTCAGGCCAGGGGAGAGGCGCCTCTCTGGTCTGACGTTCCTAGCACGCTATGATGGAAAGTCATGTCCCTTTGAGGGGAGGCAGCTCGGACCTGATACTGGCATCTTGTTCCACAGGCTGGGCAAGTTGGAAACtatgaagaagagaaagcaagaaGCTCAAGTCCCTGACAAACAGCTTCTGTGA
- the AIFM1 gene encoding LOW QUALITY PROTEIN: apoptosis-inducing factor 1, mitochondrial (The sequence of the model RefSeq protein was modified relative to this genomic sequence to represent the inferred CDS: inserted 1 base in 1 codon) yields the protein MFRCRAGPARALRXPPRGRAHAGTLLQRWNVPPDLQLSRQVASTGVPGQKGSNSVFVLIVGLSTLGAGAYAYKTIQESKERYASRLATIARQSQDQESSASAPVTPPKVPSHVPFLLIGGGTAAFAAARSIRARDPGARVLIVSEDPALPYMRPPLSKELWFSDDPKVTETLRFKQWNGKERSIYFQPPSFYVPVEDLPSVENGGVAVLPGKKVVHMDVRGNTVKLNDGTQISYDKCLIATGGSPRNLPAIERAGKDVQKRLTLFRKIEDFQRLEKISREVKSITIIGGGFLGSELACALGRRARTRGLEVIQLFPENGNMGKVLPEYLSNWTTEKVRREGVNVLPNAVVKSVSVSGNRLLIKLKDGRKVETDHIVAAVGLEPNVELAKSAGLEVDSDFGGFRVNAELQARSNIWVAGDAACFYDIKLGRRRVEHHDHAVVSGRLAGENMTGAAKPYWHQSMFWSDLGPNVGYEAIGLVDSSLPTVGVFAKATAKDTPKSATEQSGTGIRSESETEAEASEVQISQSSSPMPQVPKQGEDYGKGVIFYLRDKVVVGIVLWNIFNRMPIARKIIKDGEEHEDLNEVAKLFNIHED from the exons ATGTTCCGCTGCCGCGCGGGCCCGGCGCGCGCCCTGC CCCCGCCGCGGGGACGCGCCCACGCGG GCACGTTGTTGCAGCGCTGGAATGTGCCCCCAgacctgcagctgagcagacaAGTGGCTAGCACAGGCGTGCCTGGGCAAAAGGGCAGTAATTCGGTTTTTGTCCTTATTGTGGGCTTGTCCACCTTAGGAGCAGGTGCCTAT GCATACAAAACAATACAGGAGAGCAAAGAGCGATACGCCAGCCGGCTCGCGACGATAGCCAGGCAATCCCAAGACCAGGAGTCCTCTGCCTCAG CTCCGGTCACTCCTCCCAAGGTCCCATCCCACGTCCCTTTCCTGCTCATTGGCGGAGGAACTGCTGCTTTCGCTGCTGCCAGATCCATCCGGGCCCGCGACCCTGGCGCGCGG GTGCTGATTGTGTCTGAAGATCCCGCCCTGCCCTACATGCGTCCACCCCTTTCCAAAGAACTGTGGTTTTCCGATGATCCCAAAGTGACAGAGACGTTGCGATTCAAGCAGTGGAATGGCAAGGAGAGGAG TATCTATTTCCAGCCGCCATCTTTCTATGTGCCTGTCGAGGACCTGCCTTCTGTGGAAAATGGTGGGGTGGCAGTTCTGCCTGGCAAGAAG GTTGTGCACATGGATGTCAGAGGGAACACAGTGAAGCTTAATGATGGGACCCAGATATCCTACGACAAATGTCTCATTGCCACTG GGGGATCCCCAAGGAACCTGCCTGCCATcgaaagagcaggaaaagatgTGCAGAAAAGGCTGACCCTGTTCCGAAAG ATCGAGGACTTCCAAAGGCTGGAGAAGATTTCCAGAGAAGTCAAATCCATCACAATTATTGGTGGTGGTTTCCTTGGCAGTGAGCTGGCCTGCgctctgggaaggagag CACGAACCCGAGGCCTGGAGGTGATCCAGCTGTTTCCAGAGAACGGCAACATGGGCAAAGTCCTGCCCGAATACCTGAGTAACTGGACCACGGAGAAAGTCAGAAGAG AGGGTGTCAATGTCCTGCCTAATGCCGTGGTCAAATCCGTCTCTGTCTCCGGCAACCGGCTGCTGATTAAACTGAAGGATGGCCGGAAG GTGGAGACAGATCACATCgtggctgcagtggggctggagcccaATGTGGAGCTGGCCAagtcagcagggctggaggtggaCTCTGACTTTGGGGGGTTCCGGGTGAACGCAGAGCTGCAGGCACGCTCCAACATCTGGGTG GCAGGGGATGCTGCCTGCTTTTATGACATCAAACTGGGCCGCAGGCGTGTGGAGCACCATGATCATGCCGTGGTGAGCGGGAGATTGGCTGGAGAAAACATGACAGGAGCTGCAAAGCCCTACTGGCACCAGTCCATGTTCTG GAGTGATCTGGGCCCCAACGTGGGGTACGAAGCCATTGGCCTCGTGGACAGCAGTTTGCCCACAGTGGGAGTGTTTGCCAAGGCGACAGCGAAGGACACGCCAAAAAGCGCAACAGAACAGTCAG GGACTGGAATTCGATCTGAGAGTGAAACAGAAGCGGAAGCCTCAGAAGTTCAGATCTCTCAAAGCTCTTCACCAATGCCTCAAGTCCCAAAGCAAGGAGAAGATTACGGCAAAGGTGTCATTTTCTACCTCAGGGATAAGGTCGTGGTGGGAATTGTGTTGTGGAACATCTTCAACAGGATGCCCATTGCTCGGAAG ATCATCAAAGATGGGGAGGAGCATGAGGACCTCAATGAAGTAGCAAAGCTCTTCAACATCCACGAAGATTGA